The nucleotide sequence AGCAGCGTAATGTTAATAACTGCCAAAATAGTTAAGTTAtatgatgtattatttttagCATCTTGCAATTGTAGATTTGTGAACATCACTTGAGTGTGTGATAATCGCTGTTGTACAGTTTGCTACTTGATCgtggccactagatggcgacaaaaacataaaattccCTCTTTTGGACTCCCGTGCAGGTATGAATACTTTGTTGGCttattgcaaatgaaaataatgagaCTAGAGTggttgaatgttttgttttcatcctCAAAATTCTGTGTTTTAGTGTTCCTAGGTGCCGAAACAAATGGCATTTTCAGTCCTAAAATACTATAAGAGTACACCATACTGACATGGGTGCAGAGGGCTCACCCATAGAGAAAAAGTGTGATGGAAGCAGGTTTAAAGTCAGGCCAAGCACACGGAAGTGGGAGTGCAAATATTGTACTAATGTGACAGTACGGATTAGGGGCTGGataactgaaatgcatttgaaacagTCCTcctggagagacagacagtgtggcAAAGCTTACCCAAGCTCTGGTACTGTATGAAGAGACTAGCAGCCAACTGTCTTTGTGTGCAGTATGACTACACATGGTTAACAGAGGATTACTGTGCTTCCCAGAACTTCCGTGTTCAGTGGATACTGATCTTTACACAAACCAGGTGGGTCAGCTTCCCCTTCAAGAACCACAGCACTCGATGCTGCATTAGAATAGCAGAACTGAAAATACAGGCAAGGAGACAATGATGGTAaggagatcagagagagaaagagacagagacagagagatagaagggagagagagggagagacagatagaagggagagagagagagacagacagagagagacagacgcacagacagagagaggcagacagacagacagacagagagagatagacaggcagacagacagacagagagagagagagacagacagacagagagatagacggacagacagagagagaggcagacagatagacagagagagagagagagacggacagacagacagagatgtaAGGAACAAGCTGTGGAAATCATTTCCTGGCAGTTTGGGTGGAACTCACTTTTGCAAAGGGACCATTCGAATgggctttaaaaacaaagataaacatGAGCACAATCAACACTCGCacgaaacacaaacacataaaacatttagTAGTGGGGTCATGTGATGacttatgtttatttatttggtgttAATGCTTAGCTTGTataccctaaccccaacccatGCTAAGAAGTAGCATAACAGCGAGATGCGATAGAAATTGCTTTGCTTTAAGTTGAGCTATAGGGCATTTAGCACAGAGGTGTAAAACAGCCCTCTCTGCACTAACACACAGCTCAGTATAATTAGGCTAACCcatgtgtgctgtgctgcttcaACAGAATGTGACCAAAGCACCTTGTTTAATTAGCACCATTACTTAGTCTCgtctccacacacaaacacacgcaagcaAGACCTCGATACGACCCTGATCCTGAGCTAAGTAAATGGAATGCTCTGTATTTACAGTATCTTAaaccatttgaagagtaggttgtttttggaatgttttttttctccaaaagtCTAAGTTGGTGTCCTAGAACTCCATTACTTTTGATTGCCAGTAGTGGtcattacatcagcattagaatgttcagttcagaacattctaatcacatatttgtgacctcacactttaaagggttaTTAGTAGAACAGAACCAGATGCATCCTCTTCTTCAGCTCACTCTACCCTTGAGCAGATGTGGGTGCGACACTCAACCATGTATACTGCAGTTGGAACCTCACTCACAACTCtcaggctgtctctctctcacaagcaGAGCCAATCCCACGGTCTGTTCCTCTCTGACAGAGAGCTTTAAACCACTCAGACTCCATTTCCCAGATGCACTGCCAATCTCTTACTCTGTTCGCCCGACGCACAGTAATTACCTCCTTCAATTTAATCCCTACACACAACATGCTGTAATTACCTCCTTCAATGTAATCCCTACACACAGATCCACTCCCAGTCCTTTCACCACGCAGACACTATGGTTTCCGACCTACAGATACCGCATGCAGTCTGTCTTCCATATACCAAGCTAATCAGTCTGTTTCCCATATACCAAGCTAATCACAGTCTGTTTCCCATATACCAAGCTAATCACAGTCTGTCTTCCATATACCAAGCTAATCACAGTCTGTTTCCCATATACCAAGCTAATCACAGTCTGTTTCCCATATACCAAGCTAATCACAGTCTGTTTCCCATATACCAAGCTAATCACAGTCTGTTTCCCATATACCAAGCTAATCACAGTCTGTTTCCCATATACCAAGCTAATCAAAGTCTGTTTCCCATATACCAAGCTAATCACAGTCTGTTTCCCATATACCAAGCTAATCACAGTCTGTTTCCCATATACCAAGCTAATCACAGTCTGTTTCCCATATACCAAGCTAATCAAAGTCTGTTTCCCATATACCAAGCTAATCACAGTCTGTTTCCCATATACCAAGCTAATCACAGTCTGTTTCCCATATACCAAGCTAATCACAGTCTGTTTCCCATATGAGGCCAGTCCATGGTTATATTCAAGAGCGCACATGACGCTAATGTTTATTTGCCATTTGTaggcaataaaaatacacatgggAATTCTCTTTTAGACAAATATATAGGTGAGTAGTAGCTTGTACAGTGTCACCATTTGCTATTTTTGAACATTACAGCAGAAACGGGCCCAAACCGAACATCGGTTGCAGGCTGTTACGGGTATATGGAATGGAAGGACATTAGTATCACACCAACAACACCAGTGATACTGCGGCCAATTTACTTAACTTGTTGAAATGCATTCACCCACCAACAGCCTAATGGAGCTGATCCCCCTCCATGATTTCTACACACGAAACCAAagagagtgaaaatgaaatatgaaacctCTCAGGGTGTTGCAACACGTAGCAAACCTCCAGGAACCTCGGGGTGACCACCTCCTGTTCAGCACACAGAAGACTGAAAAACGCAACGGAATATTTCGCCTATTGAGTAAGTCCCTGGTTCACTCTGAGCCGAGACAGACCCACTCTATTCCCTGGACTGACTCACCATTCCATTCTTCACGCAGGAAGCCACTTCTATTCAGAATCTATTACCAGCACACAGAGCAATATTCTAACCAGGGTACATTCCCCCCAAAAAGAAGAGCCACTTCTGTCACAGTCCTCTTTGCAAAGGCACTTCTGTTCCCCCAAGACTGGGAGGCATGAGAAGGCTCCACACAAATAAGCATTGCAAGTACACAGCATGGACAAAATACATACTAAACAGCATGCAGTACACAACACATTAAAAGATCAGGCACAGAGACCATGACAACAAGAGCCTCTTTtgaaaagtttattttcttccaTAATCTTCATGCAAAATTACATaagatatcattttttttaaatcatctttCCTTTTGTaggaatgtaaatataaaaaagagatTAAAGCAGATTTCAAATATTGTATGAGAACCCCTGCTAATGTCTCTAATatgaaaaatgccaaaattgtcaatgcccccccccaaaaaaacaactaGTGTAATATTACACATAATTTATTCAATTCAGAGTtcaagttaaaatatttaagttaAAAGCACCTGGTACACCCACAGTGCCAGCAGAACTTGAAATTACTCAAACATTGAACCAAAAATTTCTCCGCTGAAGAACATTTAAATCTAACAACATTTGACAATGactccaaaacaaatacaaataaatgaatgtatattttttttacttgatgtGTCTGGTCAAAGCAGAGTAGTTTTTATGTCCACTGGTtgagaaataacttttttttagctGTAACAACATTCCCATCTCATcacaagggggaggggggggggttgaaatcaatattaaaaaaataaaaagtataataCTGAATATTTGTCCATTCCTAAATATCATGGGCCTGCAGATGACCAATgcgggtcagaggtcaggaggTCACAGAGAGGTCACAGTGGGAACAGGCTGCAGCAGCACAGGAATGCCAAGCAGCCCGCGAGATAGCAGCTCTCCCCCGAACCTCCTCTTCTTCCGTCTTCCACCAAGTGCACTGAGAGGGGACACACAGGACAGAagcattttctgtgctttaccCTTTTGAGAgcaggtttttggaatgtttcgtCACAATCCTATGACAGTGTGTTCTAGAATGTTGCTTTCAATCGCCAGTAGCGATTGCTACTGCACATCGACATTGGAATGTCCAGCTTATGACACAAAGAGAGTGCGTCATTCACACTCAGTAACTTTCAACACGAAAAGGGTGTCGATCACAGGTTAACGTGATGAGACAGATCTATTACTTTCCTGAAGCACCACAAACCAGAGAGCGGCATAAGAAAGCCAGAGCAGATAAACTAGCTCAGCTCGAACAAGTCAGCACACAAAACCTTCAGGGATCTTAAAATCCAGGGAGTTTAGAATTCACAGAACATAGACCTTAAGGTGTTTAGAACTCTGGAGGTCGGTGGACTTGATTTAACAAGAGCCACCGATGAAGACGACCGCATCTACTGTGAcattaacaaagaaaaacatgtagTAATTCTGGGCCAAGGGCGGTGgagctcagtcacacacagttagtgAGATCCAACTGGCTAAACACATTGCAGCACCCATTTCTCACACGATTTACAGCCTCTAAAAGAGAGCAGATTTTTACCTAATCTCAGGACTGCTGTGGGAAAGTCACTGATCATTTccatcatcagtgaagagaCATACTTCAGCTGACATGAAAACAGCACATAGGAAAATATGGTTTCGAAAAAATATGAGTCCAtcattatttgttaattttttttactgatcaaTAAGTGTGAGTGCTAAGTGTCCCAAAAAAAGGTTAATTTTGGTGTTGCCTGACCTTTCCAGAATGTGCATTATAATTAAATTCAAccataaatcataaaataagtAATACTATAGCTATATACTATAAATATATTCAACCATTACATATCTCCTCATCACTTCCATAATAATGGCAAAATTATTTGTTAGACTTGTTGATGAATCCTTTCGGTTCTTGAAGAAGGCAactgaagaaaagagaaaggagggatgactccctccctccctccctccctccctccctcctcctctcctcccctcccaccctcccctcccctcctccctcctccctctctccatctcaccctctctccttctctccctctctcccctccctccctccctccctccatccttctcagttcctctgtctctctctccctctcacctgtgttTTTGGGGGATTCTGCATACACCGGTGCCCCTGGGGGGGCATTCTGCCATCCGTACTGAGGGTGGGGGGCCGCGGCGTACCCCTGGTATCCCGGCTGGGGGGCGTAGGGGTCGCCAGCCCCCGGGTGGAAGTTGGGGTAGGCGGGGTTGGGCTGCTTTGTGTAGGCGGGGTCTCCCAGGGATTGATACCCTTGGGCGGGGTACCCCGGAGGAGGTGGTCCTTGGGTGGGGTACCCCGGAGGAGGTGGTCCTTGGGCAGGGTACCCCGGAGGAGGTGGTCCTTGGGCGGGGTACCCCGGAGCAGGTGGTCCTTGGGCAGGGTACCCCGGAGGAGGTGGTGCTTGGGCGGGGTACCCCGGAGCCGGATATCCCGGGGCAGAGGGGCCAGGACCCGGATATGGAGGGGGCTGCTCAAAATCCATCTAGGGGCCACAGGCAGTTTCCTGGGCAggggcaaaaataaaatgaaagaaaggttaggacatgggttcaTCTTCGATCATTTTGGATCAGCCAAAAATGGTCTCTAGTAGCATGGGtgcctatgaccataaaaagatgtacatgaacatatgcatttttttccagagaatacatgtttttttgttttaaaaatgacctcaaacatattattttgcatttataattgaattcattattttcacttagtttttcatcaattttaaatgagtaatcagatgttttcaaaaaacGCAAAAAGcaaaagtcatcaaataaagacacaatcatggcAAAACTGAATATATCAATGATCCTGCGTGCACtatctctgtaagcatatcacaccaggttaacctttgtatctggctgggtgCTGACCCATAGGTATTGTAGGGGAATCAAGATGTtcccaaaaacaggtaaaatgaccgttagcccaggaagaagcagatcaaaagtttgtagtaaaaacaggaagatgtattacgcagccggctacgggaacaactcagcaaggaagttcaaaatagtattgGTGGGTGAtcagatttatacagtttacaGTAGACTGGTATTTGCATATTGTGGAATTATATTGTTGAAAGGgagcactgcctctgattggtgatagaggctgtgcttccttccgattggaccattcaaattcaaatccatcCTACCTATCCAAACAGgtaccattcacattgaaattgaatacaacaggggggctcacccccttcccccctggggcccagcggaaacttcccaaacgcagaatacacaaaactgtctgtttcccaacagtaTCAAGATCTTttgtcagcaccccaccactaAAGACaacaacttgttccccatgacatccgTTTTTCCAACAATTCAAAGCATGATTGCATTGtaattatggagaacctaaagttcacataatgctgatccagtagggtGTTCTGGCACTGAGCACGGTCTGATCACACtcgctgactccctgtcagcacagtaaacagtctgttttcctttgagggtctgataagaagcagacttctgtgaactCCTTTGCAACATCATTGGAAAATGACTGGAGCAAAGGGAAGTCGAGCTCGTTCCTAGAATCTCAGCGAAATCCAAGCTCTGTGAGAATTTTCAGGGACCTGCGAGCAGTCTTCAGCTCACGCATACTGCATTTGGTCTTAGACAGTCAAATGCAGAGCCGTTAGCGATTAGCCCAGAGGGTGAACAGGGGACTTTGCTCAGGAGCATCGTGACTTGTATCAGGCCAACACGCCTGTTTGCCTAATTCATGTTTccttctccaccccctcctcctcctcttcctccccctctccacccccctctgccccctcctcctcttcctccccctctccacccccctctgccccctcctcctcttcctccccctctccacccccctctgccccctcctcctcttcctccccctccgccccctcctgctccactcccaccctcctcctcctgcaagCAGTGACCAAACCTGGGAAACACAAACCGCTCTctaaaatatttagcaaaacTTAAAGACAGAAAAAGCAAAGAATGCCTGCAAGTAAAAACATGCAGTCTAATTCACGTCATGGGACTCCCATACGACTGAAGACATCAGGGGAATTGGTCTCTAAATTTGAGACAGCTTCacgtcatgtttttttttttgttgtttgtttgttttttgcagttGCTCTTATGGAATCATGCTATTGCTGGCTTAATGGGTAATCCTTGCACTCAATACTCTACAAGTTGTTTCTCATTTTAGCATCTCACTTTTTACAATAGCCCTCTTTGTACTGTTTTAAGTAAGTGTACTTGttctattttgtcatttttatatgaagggcgaccgattgtctggcagtcggagggttgccggttcaaaccccgcactgggcatgtcgaagtgtccttgagcaagacacctaacccctaacccctaattgctctggcgaatgagaggcatcaattgtattatataaataaatgcagtccatttaccatatgatgagtgcaaataaataaatcaaataaataaatcaaatcaaaatgcacAGTCTGAATATTGTACATTACCTATTCATGCAAGTTGAGATCTTACTGGGGCTGTTCAGGTTAAGCAAGCCATGTTGGGTCAGCAGTGAAACTGTGCCCAATTAccagcacagagctcacagagctCACGTTCACCCTGCCCTCACCCTGAACACCATGGGCTCCAAAACAAAGCAGTATGTACTACTATACACTACATACAGCAGAGTTACAAACAGCCAAGCTTTTGGTGTGAGGAATACCCAGCTCTACGTATCTCAAATGGTATCTGAAATGCAtcacagtgtaaataaaaagaaagaaactaaaAACAAAGCGCTCCCTAAATGAACAAACTGGCAAAAAGTCGCCCGCCCCACTCCGCCCCAATTGTGTCGACGGTCACAATTACCCTCTACCCGCCATCCACAATTGCAATCTCTCCCATTCGCCCCCCATCAACTAACAGAATAAATCACACTCCACCCAGCTGACCAAAGTTGGCAACTCTGTGTAGTATCAGCACTATGAATAATAGTTCAATATTAACCTCAGTCTCAGGATATAGACATACtctccatggcgatgcagtCGGGATCATTAGCTTGCCAGCTAAATGGCTAAAACCGCGGCTAAAAATTCAGATCTTTGCATCAATCCAGTGTCTTTCAAGCCCAATTCATCTTTGTGGTTAACTTGCATTTATTCTCACTCCAGAAGTTGAGCTGCCCCAACCTCCCCTCGGTTGAGTTTCTACACATTCAGTGCACCATAAAGTGTGCCAAAAATGTCTGTCTAACCATTCTCAGCCACCCCATCAACCTTTTTCAGCTGCTCCCCTCTGGTATGCTATTCTATTCTAAAATATTCAGTATGCTTTTATTGGGGATAATGGGCAGGAACAATTGCTTGTTGTttaggcaaaaacaaaataaataaaaaaaatagggCCAGGAACGTCAAGTTTCCATACTACCACAGAAGACTCACATTGCGCACATTTTTGCGGAATGAAATGATCCTGACCCtaaagtatgcatttttatttccatatcaTGCCACTAGGCCAATATATTCTcttcagtaaataaaatgacactaaAGAAGTGTGGAGGGACAGAAACCGTAAACATAGATAAAGCCGCAAATATGGGCTATATAGCAGACGTGATGTCAAAAatgttgaacaaaaaaaaacacgatggCTACGGAGTTAAGGAAGACACACAGGCCGTTTGAGAATAGCTTCCAGCAGTTCCGTGAAATGAGCGACAGTGAGCGACAGTAAGACGGCAGATTCGTCGGAAAtcgttcaaaataaaagtctgcctGCGCGAAAATGAGAAACGCGTATCTCAAAGTTTATTTTCTAAACTAGCGACGTtttgacatgtaaaaatattccgttataattataatgccaattaaaaa is from Anguilla anguilla isolate fAngAng1 chromosome 9, fAngAng1.pri, whole genome shotgun sequence and encodes:
- the LOC118236294 gene encoding cysteine-rich and transmembrane domain-containing protein 1-like isoform X2, with product MDFEQPPPYPGPGPSAPGYPAPGYPAQGPPPPGYPAQGPPPPGYPTQGPPPPGYPAQGYQSLGDPAYTKQPNPAYPNFHPGAGDPYAPQPGYQGYAAAPHPQYGWQNAPPGAPVYAESPKNTVHLVEDGRRGGSGESCYLAGCLAFLCCCSLFPL
- the LOC118236294 gene encoding cysteine-rich and transmembrane domain-containing protein 1-like isoform X3; its protein translation is MDFEQPPPYPGPGPSAPGYPAPGYPAQAPPPPGYPAQGPPAPGYPAQGPPPPGYPAQGYQSLGDPAYTKQPNPAYPNFHPGAGDPYAPQPGYQGYAAAPHPQYGWQNAPPGAPVYAESPKNTVHLVEDGRRGGSGESCYLAGCLAFLCCCSLFPL
- the LOC118236294 gene encoding cysteine-rich and transmembrane domain-containing protein 1-like isoform X1, giving the protein MDFEQPPPYPGPGPSAPGYPAPGYPAQAPPPPGYPAQGPPAPGYPAQGPPPPGYPAQGPPPPGYPTQGPPPPGYPAQGYQSLGDPAYTKQPNPAYPNFHPGAGDPYAPQPGYQGYAAAPHPQYGWQNAPPGAPVYAESPKNTVHLVEDGRRGGSGESCYLAGCLAFLCCCSLFPL